The following is a genomic window from Sphingomonas sinipercae.
TTAAACCGCGGGCGGGTCATGCGCGAATGCAGTCCTTTAGATACACGAAGGGCGGCCATGCCTTTATGGCGCGGCCGCCCCGTTGCCAACTGCTAAGCGGCAACGCGTGCTTATGCGACCGGCTCAGCCTTGCTGGTGCCAGCGGCAGCGGCGACCTCGGCCGCGAAATCGTTGGCTTCCTTTTCGATGCCTTCGCCAAGCTGGAAACGGACGAAGTTGGTCAGTTCGATGCCTGAGCCGGCGTCCTTGCCGGCAGCGGCGAGGACTTCAGCGACCGGGGTCTTGTTGTCCATCACGAACAGCTGCGACAGCAGGGCGTTTTCTTTGCGGAACTTGGCCATCGCGCCTTCGACCATCTTGACTGCGATGTTCTCCGGCTTGCCGCTTTCCTTCGCCTTTTCAAGCGCAATGCCACGTTCGCGCTCGATCAGCGCCGGATCCAACTGGTCGCCGTTGAGCGCCAGCGGGTTCGCAGCGGCGATGTGCATCGCGATCTGCTTGCCGAGCGCCTGAAGTGTGTCGGCCGGTGCGCCGCTTTCGAGCGCGACGAGCACGCCGATCTTGCCCAGGCCCGGAGCCACGGCGTTGTGAATGTACGACACGACCGCGCCCTGCCCGACTTCGAGCACGGCAGCGCGGCGAAGCGACTGGTTCTCACCGATCGTGGCGATGTTGTTGGTCAGCTTCTCCGAAACCGAACCGCCGCCCGGATATTGTGCGGCGCCGAGCGCTTCGACGTCATCGCCCGTTTGCAGCGCAAGCTTCGCGGCATTGCGGACGAAATCCTGAAACTGCTCGTTCTTGGCGACGAAGTCGGTCTCCGAGTTGATCTCGACGAGCGCTCCGCGATTGCCTTCGACGGCAGCGCCGATCAGGCCTTCGGCGGCGGTGCGGCCGGCCTTCTTGGCAGCGGCGGCCAGGCCCTTGGTGCGGAGCCAATCGACGGCCGCTTCCATCTCGCCATTGGTTTCGGCCAACGCCTTCTTGCAATCCATCATGCCGGCGCCGGTGCGCTCACGCAGTTCCTTGACGGATGCGGCGGTGATCTCAGCCATATCTATATCCTCTTGCATGGACCCCAGCGCAGGCAGGGGCCCAGTTATTCCGTTGAAAAAAGGGCTCTGCTCCCGCTTTCGCGGGAGCGGCCAAGTCAGGCGACCGCGGCCTCGACCGGCGGTTCAGCCATGGCGCCGACGTCCTCGCCGCGCGCCTGGGCGTTGCCACTGCGGCCAGCGGCGACGGCGGCGGCGATCGAATCGCAATACAGGCGGATCGCGCGGCTGGCGTCGTCATTGCCCGGGACCGGGAATGAGATGCCGTTCGGGTCGCTGTTCGAATCGAGGATCGCGACGACCGGGATGCCAAGCACGTTGGCTTCCTTGACCGCCAGCTCTTCCTTGTTGGTGTCGACCACGAACATGATGTCCGGCAGGCCGCCCATGTCGCGAATGCCGCCGAGCGACTTTTCGAGCTTGTCGCGCTCACGGGTCAGCTGCAGCACTTCCTTCTTGGTCAGGCCGGCGGTGTCACCCGAGAGCTGCTCTTCAAGCGTCTTCAGGCGCTTGATGGAGTTGGAGATCGTCTTCCAGTTGGTCAGCATGCCGCCAAGCCAGCGGTGATTGACGAAGTGCTGGCCGGAGCTCTGCGCCGCTTCGGCGACCGCATCCTGCGCCTGGCGCTTGGTGCCGACGAACAGCACCTTGCCGCCACGCGCGACAGTCTGCTGAACGAAGTCCAGCGCGCGCGCGAACAAGGGTACGGTCTGCGAAAGATCGATGATGTGGACGCCGTTGCGATCGCCGAAAATGTACGGCTTCATCCGCGGATTCCAGCGGTGGGTCTGGTGGCCGAAATGCGATCCGGCTTCAAGCAATTGCTGCATGGTGACGACAGTAGCCGCCATAAGTCTTCTCCTCCGGTTTAGCCTCGACGGAACCGAGTCACCGATCAGCTGATCGGCACCGGTATGTATGGTTCCGTCTGTGGAATGCCCGGGCCCCTACCCGAACACTCGTGCCGTTTCAACCTTTCGCCGCGTGATCGGCGCGTGCGCTTGACACGATAGAACAAATGGGGAACATTCCCTCGTCCTACCTACCCGGAAGACCCCGTGCCGGAACAAAGCGTGTCCGACATGGTTCAACCCGAAACCCAAGGGACGAAGTCATGCTTGCACCGTTCGCAACCCTCATCTTCCTCGTCACCGCGTGGCTGATTGCCAAGCTTGTCATCGAAACGATTGACGACAGTGGCCAGCGCATCGTCGCGGCGCTTTTCCGCCGACAGCCGACAGTTGCGGTTCACGCGATGAAAATCCCGGTCAGGGCCAGCCGCCAGCGTACGCCGGCTAGGCCGGTTGCTGCACCGCGGATGCAGTGGCGCGACGCCGCTTGACCCTCGCATAGCTGCTCAGGCTGAAGGGCAAGGTCAGCAGGTAGACGCCCGCGATACCCAGCAACGTGATCCAGGGTGCCCGGATCAGGGCCGCTCCTAGCAACGCGATCCCGGCAAGCGCGAACAAGCGCCAACCGCTGCGGATCCGGAGCGACGTCCAGCTGAAGGTCGGGACGCTCGAGATCATCAGCAGTGCGATGAAGACGGTCCATGGCATTACCAGCTGCCAGGCCCGAAACAGCTCGTTGCCGGTGATCAACCAAAGGAAAATCGGGATGAAGGCGACGCCTGCTCCCGCCGGTGCCGGGACGCCGGTGTTGAAGCCGGCGGATTTGTGCGGCTGGTCGGTGACATCGATCCGCGCGTTGAAGCGCGCCAGGCGAAGCGCGCAGCACACCGCCAGCGCCAGCGCCGCGACCCAACCGAACATCGGCGCGCGCTGAAGCGACCAGAGAAACATGATCAAGGCCGGCGCAGTTCCGAATGCGATATTGTCGCTCAGGGAATCGAGCTCCGCGCCGAAGCGGCTTTGCGCGCGAAGCAGCCGGGCGATCCGACCGTCGAGACCATCGAGAACGCCGGCGAAAACGATTGAGCCGAGCGCCTTTTCCCACTCCCCGCCAATGGCGAAGCTGACCCCCGTCAATCCGAAACAGAGCGCCAGCAAGGTGATTGCGTTCGGGACCATCGCACGAAACGGAATTCCGCGCGCTTCCCGATCGGCGGTCACTGGCTGATTCCAGCGGTTGCTGGCTGCACGCCAAGCTCCGCGATCACCGTCTCCCCGGCAATCGTACGTTGCCCGAGGAGGACCCGCGGCCCGGTTCCGGCGGGCAGGTAAACGTCGACCCGGCTGCCGAAACGGATCATGCCGATGCGCTGGCCGCCCTCGACCGCGTCGCCTTCACGGACGAACGTGAGGATCCGCCGTGCGATGAGGCCGGCAATCTGGGTGAAAGCGATGCTCACCCCGTCCGCACTTTCGACGATGAAGTGCTGCCGTTCATTGTCCTCGCTCGCCTTGTCTAGGTCGGCGTTGACGAACTTGCCCGGAACGTAGGCCATTTTCGTCACTCGGCCGCTGATCGGCGAGCGATTGATGTGCACGTCGAACACGCTCATGAAAATCGAAACGCGGGTATATTCCCCCGCTTCCATGCTTCCGGCGAGCTCAACCGGCGGCGACACCTTCGAAATCAGCGTGATCAACCCGTCCGCCGGAGCGACGATCAACCGCGGGTCGCGCGGCGTCGTCCGGATCGGATCGCGGAAGAAGGCCGCTACCCAGATCGTCACGCCGACCAGAAGCCAGCCGAGGAAGTGGCTGAACGCACTGTACGTGACGATCGTCGCCACCCCGGCGATCAGGAGGAACTTGCGGCCCTCCGGATGAACCGAAGGAAAGCGCCATTTGACGTTCGTCGTAAGGGGCCCGTCGGGGCTCTTGAGTTTGGCCATGCGGCTTCCCTTAAAGACGCTGCATCGGCTGCACAATCTCGGCGCCCGGTTGCTTTGGCGGGAGCGCCTGGCCTATGCGCCCGCCGAACTTCCGTTCCAGGATAGCAGAGGCAGCAATGGCCAAGATCAAGGTGAAGAACCCCGTCGTCGAAATCGACGGCGACGAAATGACGCGCATCATCTGGCAGTGGATCCGCGAGCGGCTGATCCAGCCCTACCTCGACGTGGACCTGCTCTACTACGACCTTTCGGTCGAAAACCGCGATGCCACGGAAGACCGGGTGACCGTCGAAGCGGCCGAGGCGATCAAGAAGCATGGCGTCGGCGTGAAATGCGCCACCATCACGCCCGACGAGCAGCGCGTCGAAGAATTCGGCCTCAAGAAGATGTGGAAGTCGCCCAACGGCACGATCCGCAACATCCTGGGCGGCGTCGTCTTTCGCGAGCCGATCGTGATCGCCAACGTCCCACGCCTAATCCCCGGCTGGACCGACCCGATCGTCGTCGGCCGCCATGCCTTTGGCGACCAGTATAAGGCGACCGACTTCCTGGTCCCGGGCAAGGGCAAGCTGACCATAAAATGGGTCGGTGAGGATGGCCAGGAGATCGAGCATGAAGTGTTCGACTTCCCAAGCTCCGGCGTTGCCATGGGAATGTACAACCTCGACGAGAGCATCCGCGACTTTGCCCATGCCTGCCTGAACTACGGGCTCAACCGCGGCTGGCCCGTATACCTGTCCACCAAGAACACGATCCTCAAGGCTTACGACGGGCGCTTCAAGGATCTGTTCCAGGACATTTACGACAACGAATACAAGGCGAAGTTCGAGGCGGCTGGTATTGAATATCAACACCGGTTGATCGACGACATGGTTGCCTCGGCCCTCAAATGGAGCGGCAAATTCGTCTGGGCCTGCAAGAACTATGATGGTGACGTCCAGTCGGACCAGGTGGCGCAGGGCTTCGGTTCGCTAGGCCTGATGACGTCGGTGCTGATGACGCCCGACGGCAAGACCGTGGAGGCGGAAGCGGCGCACGGCACCGTCACCCGCCACTATCGCATGCACCAACAAGGGAAGGCGACCTCGACCAACCCCATTGCGTCGATCTTCGCCTGGACCGGCGGCCTCAAGTATCGCGGCAAGTTCGACGATACGCCCGAGGTGGTGAAGTTCGCCGAGACGCTGGAGCGCGTCTGCGTCGAAACCGTCGAGTCCGGTCAGATGACGAAGGATCTCGCGATCCTGGTCGGCCCCGACCAGCCATGGATGACGACCGAGCAATTCTTCGAGGCGATCCGCGCCAATCTCGAACAGGCGATGACCGCCGAAGGAATCGGTCAGGCGTAAGCGTTAGGCGAGCGCACCTTCTCCCGCCGGATGCCAAGGCCGATCAGACGCCCCGGTATCCGCCGCAACAGCGGGACGCGATCGAACAGCCGAATGATCACGGGCGCCTGGCGGATCGGTTCGCCGGGCTGGAGAAGCTTTCCGATCACCCTGTCCTGCGCGGCTTTCTGCCCTGCCTGGATGATCCGCGTAGGTAGCAGGCGCCGCTTCTGAACCTTGTGCAGCAACGCATCCACGTCTGCGCCCGCCGCAAGCGGACCAGCGAGGCAGTTGGCGGCCGCGACTGCGTCCTGGATGGCGAGATTGATCCCGACGCCGCCGATGGGGCTCATCGCATGCGCGGCATCGCCGATAGCCAGCAGCCCGGGACGATGCCAGCGGGTCAGTCGGTCGAGCGAGACGCTGAGCAGCTTCAGGTCGTCGATTGCATCGAGTTCGGCGAGATCGAGGTCGGGCGCTGCGGCTGCAACCGCCTGGCGGATCGGCCCGATCCCGTCGGCCTTCATCGCTTCCGCCTTGCCCTTGGGAATGACCAGCGCGCACTGCCAATAATCGCCGCGGTCGATGAGCACGAGCAAGCGGCCGCGCTCGAAGCTGCCCCGAAGCTTCTCCCCGCCGCTGCGTTTCGGAATCCGGAACCAGAAGACGTCCATCGGCGCTCCAAGAGTCTCCAGCGGCAGCATTTTCTGCTTTCGAACGATCGAGTCCCGGCCGTCGGCGGCGATCGTCAGCCTTGCCCGCATCGCGGTGCCGTCGCGTAGCCGGACGCCTTCGATGCGCCCGCCTTCCTCGATCAGCCCTTCGACCGGCGCATTCATCTGCAATGCGAAGCCCGGGAATGCGCTCGCCTGCTGGCGCAGGAAATCGAGGAAGTCCCATTGCGGCATCATCGCGATGAAGGGGGCCGGCGTGGGCAGATGTGACAAATCGCCGATCGCCCAGCGGCGGCCGGCCAATTCGAGCTCCGCACCCCTCAATTCGCTATGCGGCCGCTTTAGGAATTCCTGCAGCAGCCCGAGCTGATGGAGGATTTCCATGGTCGAAGGGTGGACCGTGTCGCCGCGGAAATCGCGGAAGAAATCGGCATGCTTCTCGAGAACTTCGACGCGGCATCCGGCGCGGGCGAAAAGCAGTCCCGCCATGATCCCCGCCGGGCCGCCACCGACGATGACCAGGTCGCGATCGTTGTTCCCCGCGGGCATTTGCCGAGTGTCGCACACTTGGCGCCGATGCGGAAATGCACTCGGTTGATCGTTCGCGCTGGTCGATCAGCCTTTCTTCAAGGCTCGTGGCTTGTGCGCGGCGCGCTTGCCCTCGTCCGTCTCCACCAGATATTCCGGATTGTCCTTCGATGCCGCGACCTTGTGACCCTTGATGGTCATTGGCGAGGTGACTTTCTTCACCACCTTGCCGTGCGCGTCGCCGCCATGCGAGCTCCAGCTGACGCGGTCGCCCTTCTTCAGTTTTTCAGCCATTACGTACCTCCGCGCGACCAACGCTCGGGCGCCCCGCCGGGGTGACAGAATCCGGGCGACCTGCTCTAAAGCGGGTATGCACGGTAATTTCGCGACTTCGGGGTTCAGCGACGCGCTGGTAATCCTTGGCGCGGCCGGAATCGTGATCCCCGCCTTCGCTCGCCTGCGCATCAGCCCGATTATCGGCTTCATCCTTATCGGCGCGCTCGTCGGCCCAGCGGCCCTCGGCGCACTTTCTCACAGCCAACACTGGCTGAGCTATGTGACGATCTCCAACCCCGAGGCGATCGGGCCGTTTGCGGAGCTCGGCATCATCATGCTGTTGTTTTCGATCGGCCTAGAGCTGTCTTTCCGACGCTTGTGGACAATGCGCCGGCTTGTGTTCGGCGTTGGCGCAGCCGAGCTGATCCTGGGCGCCTCGGTCATCGGGATCGGACTGTACCTGCTTGGCGAGAGCCTCAGCGGGTCGGTCGGCCTGGGCCTGGCATTGGCACTGTCTTCGACGGCGCTGGTCATTCCCTTGGTCGGCACGCACAGCCCGGTCGGCCGTTCCGCGCTCGCCATGCTTCTGTTCGAGGACGTTGCGCTGGTCCCCATCGTCTTCGCCCTGGGCGCAATGTCGCCTGCTGCCGATGCAGGGGTTGGCGAATTGCTGACCACCCTTGCCTTCGGCGTGGTTGGAGTCGCGGGCCTTCTGATCGGCGGCCGGCTGCTGCTCCCACGCCTGTTCGCGCAAGCCGCTCGGACCAAGAGCCCGGAGCTGTTCCTTGCCGCGTGCCTGGTCGTGGTCATCGTCGCCAGCCTGATCACCTCCGCGATCGGCTTCTCGCCAGTGCTGGGCGCGCTCGTCGCCGGGATCGTCATCGCGGAAACCGAATATCGCGGCGAGGTGGAGGTCGTGACCGCACCACTACGCGGCCTCGGCCTCGGCATCTTCCTGATCACCGTCGGCATGGGGGTCGACCTGCGCCTCGTGATTGCCGACTGGCAATCGATTTTTGCGGCCGTGCTGGGCGTCCTGCTGGTCAAGGCGATGGTCACGGCCTTCCTGCTTCGGCTCGAGGGGGCCAGGCCAGCGGTCGCGGCGGAAACCGGCGTCCTAATGGCCTCGCCGTCGGAAACGACCCTGATCGTGCTCGCGACCGCAACCGCCGCGCAGCTGATCAGCGGCGAGACGGCGGCCTTCTGGCAGATCGTCACCGCCATCGGCCTGACCGTGACGCCGCTGCTTGCCAATCTCGGCCGGCTGGCGGCGCGTGGCATGGACCGGGGCGCCCAAGGCCGGGCTACATTGAGCCTGGAAACGAGTGCTTCCGGGAAGGTCGTGGTCCTCGGCTTCGGTCGGGTCGGCCGCATGGTCTCGGAAATGCTCGACGCGCACGAGCGCGACTATATCGCCATGGATGCCGATCCTGACGTCGTCGCGGCCGGCGCCGAAGATGGCTTTCCGCTGGTGTTCGCGGATGTCGCCCACCCGGCAATCATCAGCCGCATCCAGCAAGGCCGGCCAACCGCCTTCGTGCTGACCATGGACAATCCCGTCCTCGTCAACCGGATCGCGCGTCGCCTTCGGGAGACCTTCCCGGACCTTCCGATTGTCGCACGCGCTCGCGACACCGACCATGCCGCCGAGCTCTATCGTGCCGGCGTTACCGATGCGGTGCCGGAAACGCTGGAAGCGTCGCTCCAGCTCGCGGAAGCCGCGCTGGTCGATCTTGGCGTTGCGATGGGCCCAGTCATCGCCTCCGTCCACGAAAAGCGGGATGAATTGCGCTCCAGGATCAAGGCCGCGGCCGAACTCGTCGAACAGCCGCGGCTTGGCCGCCGCCGCGCGCGGGACTCGGTCAAGGTTTAAGCGGGTACGCTTTCCAGCGCCTGCTTGACGGCGGCAAGTGCCTCGCCTGCCTTGCCACCTTCCGGACCACCGCCCTGTGCCATATCCGGGCGGCCGCCGCCGCCTTGGCCGCCGAGCGCGGAAACAGCGACTTTGACCAGCTCGACGGCGCTAACTTGGCCCGCCAGGTCATCGGTGACGCCGATCGCGACGCTGGCGCGCCCCTCGTTCACGGCGACCAAGGCGGCAATGCCGGATCCGACGCGCTGCTTCAGCGTGTCGATGGCGGAACGCAGGCCCTTGGGGTCGAGGCCTTCGACAATTTGACCGATGAAGGCGTGGCCGTTGACCTGTTCGGCGGCGGTCGTGTCCGACTTGGCCCCGCCACCCATCGCCAGCGCCTTCTTGGCCTCGGCGAGTTCACGCTCGAGCCGCCGCCGCTCGTCGACCAGCGCGGCGACACGAGCCGGAACGTCCTCAGGCGAACTCTTCAACGTGGCGGCCGCTTCACGAAGCCTCGCGTCGCGTTCGACCAGCCACTGCCGCGCGGCTTCACCGGTCAGCGCTTCGATCCGCCGGACGCCGGATGAAACCGCACTCTCGCCGATGATCTTGAACAGCTGGATGTCGCCCAGCGCGTTGACGTGCGTGCCGCCGCAAAGCTCGACCGAATAATCGGCATCGACACTGCGCCCCATGCTCAACACGCGGACCTCGTCCCCGTATTTTTCGCCGAACAGGGCCATCGCCCCGGCGGCGATCGCCTCGTCCGCGCTCATGAGCCGGGTCGTTACCCCCTCGTTCGAGCGGATATGAGCGTTCACCTCCGCCTCGATGGCGGCAATGTCGTCCGCGGTCAGGGCAGAGGGATGCGAAAAATCGAAACGCAGGCGATCCGGCGCAACGAGGCTGCCTTTCTGCGTAACATGGGTACCAAGGCGGTGGCGCAAGGCGGCGTGCAGCAGGTGCGTCGCGCTATGGTTTGCCCGAGTCCGGTCGCGGCGCTCGCCATCGACCTTCTGTTGCAGTGTCTCGCCGACCGAGACTTCGCCCACCCTGACCTTGGTGCGCAGCACATGCAGCTTGCCTAGCGGTTTGTTCGTGTCCACAACTTGCGCTTCCAAGCCCTTGAGCGAAGACAGTTTTCCGCTGTCGCCTACCTGTCCCCCGCTTTCGCCGTAAAACGGGGTCTGGTTGAGAAGCAGGTCGATCGTCTCGCCTTCCTTGGCGGACTGGACGGATGTTCCGTCCCTGACGATGGCAAGCACGACGCCCTCGCCTTCATCGCCGGAATAGCCGGTGAACTCCGTCGCGCCATGCTCTTCAGCAAGGTCGAACCAGATATCGTCGCTGGCCTTCGCGCCGGACCCTTTCCAGGCTGCGCGTGCCGCTGCCTTCTGCTGCGCCATGGCGGCGTCGAAGCCCTCGCGGTCGACCGCCAAGTTCTGGGCTCGAAGCGCGTCCTCGGTAAGGTCGTAGGGGAAACCGAACGTGTCGTAGAGTTTGAACGCGGTCGCACCGGAAAGTGTGCCGCCTTCCGGCAAATTTGCAGTCGCTTCGTCCAGGAGCTTGAGGCCGTTGACCAGCGTCTGGCGGAACCGCGTCTCTTCCTGCTGAAGCGTCGCTTCGATCAACGGCTGCGCGCGCAGGAGCTCGGGGTAAGCGCCGCCCATTTCCGCGACCAGAGCCGGTACGAGCCGATACATCAGCGGCTCGCGTGCGCCGAGCAGATGCGCATGCCGCATCGCCCGCCGCATGATCCGCCGAAGCACGTAACCCCTGCCCTCGTTAGCGGGCAGAACACCGTCGGCGACTAGGAAGCCGGACGTGCGCAGATGGTCCGCGATGATCCGGTGACTGGCCGTCATTGCGCTGCTTGCATTGCCGGTCAGGGATTGCGACGCTTCGATCAGCGCGCGGAAGGTGTCCGTGTCGTAATTGTCGTGCACGCCCTGCAGGACCGCGGCGATCCGCTCCAGGCCCATGCCTGTATCGATGCTCTTTTTGGGCAGTTCGGAGACGATTTCGCCTGCGGCCTGCTCATATTGCATGAAGACCAGGTTCCAGATTTCGACGAAGCGGTCGCCGTCCTCGTCCGGACTTCCGGGCGGACCGCCGGGAATGTGCTCGCCGTGATCGAAGAAGATTTCGGAGCAGGGACCGCACGGCCCGTCGTCGCCCATCGACCAGAAGTTGTCCTTGGTCGGGATCCGGATGATGCGGCTGTCGGGGAGGCCCGCAATCCGCTTCCACAGGTCGACCGCCTCATCATCGGTATGATAGACGGTGACGGTCAGCCGGTCGGGGCTGATCCCCCATTCCTTCGTGACCAGGTTCCACGCCAGCTCGATCGCGCGATCCTTGAAATAATCGCCAAACGAGAAATTGCCGAGCATTTCAAAGAAGGTATGGTGGCGCGCGGTGTAGCCGACATTGTCGAGGTCGTTGTGCTTGCCGCCAGCCCGGACGCACTTCTGGCTGCTTGAAGCGGTCGTGTACGGCCGGGTTTCGAGGCCGGTGAACACGTTCTTGAACGGCACCATGCCGGCGTTGGTAAACATCAACGTCGGATCGTTGTGCGGCACCAGAGGCGCCGATGCGACCCGGGCATGACCCTCCTTCTCGAAAAAGTCGAGGAAGGATCGGCGCACATCGTTGGTCGAGGTCATCAGCGGCATGTAAATGCGCCGCTGCAGTGCGGCAAGGCGGGACGGTGGACGAGTGGCGCGCCCGTGCTAGGCTTTGCCAGAGGGGGAATCAGATGATCCATTTGCTCTATGCGGCTGCCATCGTCGCGCAGGCGCCACCGCCTGCCACCCAGCCCGCCGCCGCGAGCGAGCACCGCAATCATTCCGACATGGCGGCACCGAAGTCCCCCATGCTGATGCCCGGTTACGGGAGTGGCGGCTTTCCCGTCGGAACGTCAAACCCGCGCGCGCAGGCCTTCTTCGACAACGGCATGCAGCTGGCCCACGCCTTTGCCCACAAGGCCGCGGTTGAAGCGATGGTGGAAGCGGTTCGGCTCGATCCCAATTGCGCCATGTGCCTGTGGGGTCAGGCCTGGGCCGACGGGCCGACGATAAACTATGGCAAGAACGAGCAGGAGGTCGAGCAGCTCAAGGCGCTTGCCGACAAGGCGGCCGAACTCGCCAAGCCGCGCGGAACCGAGCGAGAGCGCGCAATGATCGAGGCGCTTCAGCTTCGCTACACCGATGGCGGTGGGGGCAAGAACGGCGACTTGAACTTCGCCAAGGGGATGGCTGCGCTTGCGATGCGATATCCGGACGACAAGGAAATTGCGGTCCTTGCCGCGGACGCTTGGTTGATGACCGCGGCCGCCAATCGCGCCGAAGAAAAGCTGAATGCCGAAATGGCGATGCCCCTGCTTGAGCGAGTCCTGGCCCGCGACCCGAACTACACCCCCGCGATCCACTTTTTCATTCACGCAGCCGAGGCCGCCAGCCGTTCTGCTTCGGCGGAACGCTTTGCCGACCTACTCCCTGCCCTTGCGCCGCGGGCTAGCCACCTCGTCCATATGCCCAGCCACACCTATTATTGGGTTGGCCGCTATCAGGACGCCGCCGACGTCAATATGCGCGCTGTCCAGCTTGGCATCGAAAATGCCCAGCGGCTCGGGCTGCCGGAGCCGGACGGCGTTTGGGGTCTTCCCTATCACGTCCACAATGTGACGTTCGGCCTTGGCGGCGCGCTGATGGCCGGGGACTCCAGGACTGCGCTCGCGCTCGGCCGGCCCCTGGTCGAGCGTTCGCAAGTGGGCACCGAAGCAGGGCCGTTCCGCCAACTGATCGCCGCTAGCGGCTATGCCGCGGTCGGGCTGTTCGCACCCACGGCCGAGGTGCTGGCACTGCCCGAACCCAAGCTGCCCTACGTGACTGCCGCCTGGCATTACGCCCGCGGCGAGGCATTCGCGCGACTTGGCAATGCGGCCCGCGTTCGCGCCGAGGCTGCGGCCATCCGGGCCGTGCCGGGAGGGACCAGTCCGGACGACGGATCGATGCAGGCGCAGCAAATGACCTTCATCGCTCGCAACGTGCTCAGCGGCCGCGCCGCGCTGCTCGAGCACCGCCTGGTCGAGGCCCAGGCCCATTTCCGCGAGGCCGCCGAGCTTCAGGAAAATCATGATTTCAGCCGCTTCAGCGACCCTCCCGCCTGGTACTATCCGGTGCGCCGCGATCTCGCCGCGGCCCTGCTGGCCGCCGGCGACCGGGCCGGCGCAATTCGCGAGGCCCAGGCGGTGCTTGCGTCTCGTCCCAAAGATCCCGGCGCGCTGCAGCTGCTTCGCAAGCTCGACGCCGGCCCGAGCGCCCGCTAGGCCTCCGTCGTGCCGCCGCCCAAACGTAAACCCCTGCCGTTGCCCTACAAGCGGAAGCGCAAATATCCCGCGCTGGTCCGACCGTTCATCTGGCTGTTCAAGCTGATCCTGATCCTGGCGATCATCTCGGTGCTGTGGGTGTTCGAGTATAAATTCTTCAACCCGCCAACCACGGCGACCATGATTTCAGACAAATGGGCGGGCCGGGGAGCGACGCGCAAATGGATGCCGATCGAGCAGATCGACCGCGACATGGTGCGGGCCGCGATCGC
Proteins encoded in this region:
- a CDS encoding FAD-dependent oxidoreductase, which codes for MPAGNNDRDLVIVGGGPAGIMAGLLFARAGCRVEVLEKHADFFRDFRGDTVHPSTMEILHQLGLLQEFLKRPHSELRGAELELAGRRWAIGDLSHLPTPAPFIAMMPQWDFLDFLRQQASAFPGFALQMNAPVEGLIEEGGRIEGVRLRDGTAMRARLTIAADGRDSIVRKQKMLPLETLGAPMDVFWFRIPKRSGGEKLRGSFERGRLLVLIDRGDYWQCALVIPKGKAEAMKADGIGPIRQAVAAAAPDLDLAELDAIDDLKLLSVSLDRLTRWHRPGLLAIGDAAHAMSPIGGVGINLAIQDAVAAANCLAGPLAAGADVDALLHKVQKRRLLPTRIIQAGQKAAQDRVIGKLLQPGEPIRQAPVIIRLFDRVPLLRRIPGRLIGLGIRREKVRSPNAYA
- a CDS encoding CDP-alcohol phosphatidyltransferase family protein; translated protein: MVPNAITLLALCFGLTGVSFAIGGEWEKALGSIVFAGVLDGLDGRIARLLRAQSRFGAELDSLSDNIAFGTAPALIMFLWSLQRAPMFGWVAALALAVCCALRLARFNARIDVTDQPHKSAGFNTGVPAPAGAGVAFIPIFLWLITGNELFRAWQLVMPWTVFIALLMISSVPTFSWTSLRIRSGWRLFALAGIALLGAALIRAPWITLLGIAGVYLLTLPFSLSSYARVKRRRATASAVQQPA
- a CDS encoding DUF2945 domain-containing protein produces the protein MAEKLKKGDRVSWSSHGGDAHGKVVKKVTSPMTIKGHKVAASKDNPEYLVETDEGKRAAHKPRALKKG
- the rpsB gene encoding 30S ribosomal protein S2 — its product is MAATVVTMQQLLEAGSHFGHQTHRWNPRMKPYIFGDRNGVHIIDLSQTVPLFARALDFVQQTVARGGKVLFVGTKRQAQDAVAEAAQSSGQHFVNHRWLGGMLTNWKTISNSIKRLKTLEEQLSGDTAGLTKKEVLQLTRERDKLEKSLGGIRDMGGLPDIMFVVDTNKEELAVKEANVLGIPVVAILDSNSDPNGISFPVPGNDDASRAIRLYCDSIAAAVAAGRSGNAQARGEDVGAMAEPPVEAAVA
- a CDS encoding phosphatidylserine decarboxylase; translated protein: MAKLKSPDGPLTTNVKWRFPSVHPEGRKFLLIAGVATIVTYSAFSHFLGWLLVGVTIWVAAFFRDPIRTTPRDPRLIVAPADGLITLISKVSPPVELAGSMEAGEYTRVSIFMSVFDVHINRSPISGRVTKMAYVPGKFVNADLDKASEDNERQHFIVESADGVSIAFTQIAGLIARRILTFVREGDAVEGGQRIGMIRFGSRVDVYLPAGTGPRVLLGQRTIAGETVIAELGVQPATAGISQ
- a CDS encoding NADP-dependent isocitrate dehydrogenase — protein: MAKIKVKNPVVEIDGDEMTRIIWQWIRERLIQPYLDVDLLYYDLSVENRDATEDRVTVEAAEAIKKHGVGVKCATITPDEQRVEEFGLKKMWKSPNGTIRNILGGVVFREPIVIANVPRLIPGWTDPIVVGRHAFGDQYKATDFLVPGKGKLTIKWVGEDGQEIEHEVFDFPSSGVAMGMYNLDESIRDFAHACLNYGLNRGWPVYLSTKNTILKAYDGRFKDLFQDIYDNEYKAKFEAAGIEYQHRLIDDMVASALKWSGKFVWACKNYDGDVQSDQVAQGFGSLGLMTSVLMTPDGKTVEAEAAHGTVTRHYRMHQQGKATSTNPIASIFAWTGGLKYRGKFDDTPEVVKFAETLERVCVETVESGQMTKDLAILVGPDQPWMTTEQFFEAIRANLEQAMTAEGIGQA
- the tsf gene encoding translation elongation factor Ts, producing MAEITAASVKELRERTGAGMMDCKKALAETNGEMEAAVDWLRTKGLAAAAKKAGRTAAEGLIGAAVEGNRGALVEINSETDFVAKNEQFQDFVRNAAKLALQTGDDVEALGAAQYPGGGSVSEKLTNNIATIGENQSLRRAAVLEVGQGAVVSYIHNAVAPGLGKIGVLVALESGAPADTLQALGKQIAMHIAAANPLALNGDQLDPALIERERGIALEKAKESGKPENIAVKMVEGAMAKFRKENALLSQLFVMDNKTPVAEVLAAAGKDAGSGIELTNFVRFQLGEGIEKEANDFAAEVAAAAGTSKAEPVA